A single region of the Mycobacterium lentiflavum genome encodes:
- the purS gene encoding phosphoribosylformylglycinamidine synthase subunit PurS has translation MARVIVHVMPKAEILDPQGQAIVGALGRLGHPGISDVRQGKRFELEVDDTVDDSALAEIAESLLANTVIEDWTISREVL, from the coding sequence GTGGCGCGGGTGATCGTTCATGTGATGCCCAAAGCGGAGATTCTCGACCCGCAGGGTCAGGCGATTGTCGGCGCGCTGGGCCGACTCGGGCATCCCGGGATCTCAGATGTCCGTCAGGGCAAGAGGTTTGAGCTCGAGGTCGACGATACCGTCGACGATTCCGCGCTCGCCGAGATCGCGGAATCACTGTTGGCCAACACCGTGATCGAAGACTGGACGATCAGCCGGGAGGTGCTGTGA
- a CDS encoding FAD-binding dehydrogenase: MGDSSAAGFAADAIVVGAGLSGLVAACELVDRDLRVLVLDQENSANLGGQAFWSFGGLFFVDSPEQRRLGIRDSHELALQDWLGTAAFDREEDYWPRQWAHAYVDFAAGEKRTWLRERGLKLFPLVGWAERGGYNAQGHGNSVPRFHITWGTGPALVDIFARQLRDRSTVRFAHRHRVDELILEGTEGGAVTGVRGTVLEPSTEPRGVSSSRKAVGQFEFRASAVIVTSGGIGGNHDLVRKNWPKRMGRVPERMLSGVPAHVDGRMIGISQQAGARVINPDRMWHYTEGITNYDPIWPLHGIRIIPGPSSLWLDAAGNRLPVPLYPGFDTLGTLEYITKSGYDYTWFILNAKIIEKEFALSGQEQNPDLTGQSVRALVRNRVSSGPPGPVQAFIDRGVDFVSADTLGELVTGMNKLPNVAPLDYATVEAEVTARDREVANKFTKDGQITAIRAARGYLGDRLGRVVAPHRLSDPKAGPMIAVKLHILTRKTLGGIETDLGGRVLRDGGTPLTGLYAAGEVAGFGGGGVHGYRALEGTFLGGCIFSGRAAGRGAADDIG; encoded by the coding sequence ATGGGCGATTCTTCGGCGGCGGGCTTCGCCGCTGACGCGATTGTTGTCGGGGCCGGACTCTCCGGATTGGTGGCCGCCTGCGAGTTGGTGGACCGCGACTTGCGGGTGTTGGTCCTCGATCAGGAGAACAGCGCCAATCTCGGTGGTCAGGCCTTCTGGTCATTCGGTGGTCTGTTCTTCGTCGACAGCCCCGAGCAGCGCCGGCTGGGCATTCGAGACAGTCACGAGCTCGCGTTGCAGGACTGGTTGGGCACAGCGGCTTTCGATCGCGAAGAGGACTACTGGCCACGGCAATGGGCGCACGCCTACGTGGATTTCGCGGCCGGGGAGAAGCGCACCTGGCTGCGCGAACGGGGCCTGAAACTGTTTCCGTTGGTCGGCTGGGCCGAACGTGGCGGCTACAACGCGCAGGGGCACGGCAACTCGGTGCCCAGGTTCCACATCACCTGGGGCACCGGCCCGGCCCTGGTAGACATCTTCGCGCGGCAACTGCGGGATCGCTCCACGGTCCGCTTCGCGCACCGCCACCGAGTCGACGAATTGATCCTGGAAGGCACCGAAGGCGGCGCGGTGACCGGCGTTCGGGGTACCGTCCTGGAGCCGTCGACCGAACCCCGCGGCGTGTCATCATCGCGAAAAGCAGTGGGGCAATTCGAGTTTCGTGCCTCGGCGGTGATCGTCACCAGCGGTGGGATTGGCGGCAACCACGATCTGGTGCGCAAGAACTGGCCGAAGCGAATGGGTCGGGTGCCCGAGCGGATGCTCAGCGGCGTGCCGGCCCATGTGGACGGCAGGATGATCGGCATCTCCCAGCAGGCCGGGGCCCGCGTGATCAATCCCGACCGGATGTGGCACTACACCGAAGGCATCACGAACTACGATCCGATCTGGCCGCTGCACGGCATCCGGATCATCCCGGGCCCCTCGTCGCTATGGCTGGACGCGGCCGGTAACCGGTTGCCCGTTCCGCTGTATCCCGGGTTCGACACGCTGGGCACGCTGGAATACATCACCAAATCCGGATACGACTACACCTGGTTTATCTTGAACGCCAAAATCATTGAGAAGGAATTCGCCCTTTCCGGGCAGGAGCAGAACCCGGATCTGACCGGGCAGAGCGTGCGCGCGCTGGTGCGCAACCGGGTCAGCTCCGGGCCGCCCGGACCGGTCCAGGCGTTCATCGATCGGGGTGTGGACTTCGTCAGCGCAGATACGTTGGGCGAGTTGGTAACCGGCATGAACAAGCTGCCCAACGTGGCCCCGCTGGACTATGCCACGGTGGAGGCGGAGGTGACCGCCCGCGATCGTGAGGTCGCCAACAAGTTCACCAAAGACGGCCAGATCACCGCGATCCGGGCCGCCCGCGGATATCTGGGCGACCGGCTGGGCCGGGTGGTGGCGCCGCACCGGTTGAGCGATCCGAAAGCCGGGCCGATGATCGCGGTCAAACTGCACATCCTGACGCGAAAGACGTTGGGCGGCATCGAGACCGACCTGGGCGGGCGAGTTCTCCGAGACGGCGGCACCCCGTTGACCGGACTGTATGCGGCCGGCGAAGTGGCCGGGTTCGGCGGTGGCGGCGTGCACGGTTACCGCGCCCTGGAGGGCACCTTCCTGGGCGGCTGCATATTCAGCGGCCGCGCCGCCGGACGCGGTGCCGCCGACGACATCGGCTAG
- a CDS encoding MBL fold metallo-hydrolase, which produces MQLTHFGHSCLLAKFDHTSVLFDPGTFAHGFEGITGLDAILITHQHPDHVDPARLPALIEANPDAALYTDSQTAAQLDAPFQAVHAGDELTVGELTIRALGGKHAVIHPEIPVIENLSYLVDDGDHRGRLMHPGDALFVPDEPVDVLAAPAAAPWMKIAEAIDYLRAVSPRRAVPIHQGIVAPEARGIYYGRFTEMTDTDFQVLPEESAVSF; this is translated from the coding sequence ATGCAACTGACGCATTTCGGGCATTCCTGCCTACTTGCCAAGTTCGACCACACTAGCGTGCTCTTTGATCCCGGAACCTTCGCACACGGTTTCGAGGGCATCACCGGCCTGGACGCCATCCTGATCACACACCAGCATCCCGATCATGTCGACCCGGCGCGCTTGCCCGCGCTGATCGAGGCTAATCCCGACGCGGCCCTGTACACCGACTCGCAGACCGCGGCGCAACTCGATGCGCCCTTCCAAGCGGTGCACGCCGGGGACGAGCTGACAGTCGGTGAACTGACCATTCGGGCGCTCGGCGGAAAGCACGCGGTGATTCACCCGGAAATCCCTGTGATAGAGAACCTTTCGTATTTGGTCGACGACGGCGACCATCGTGGGCGGTTGATGCATCCCGGCGACGCGTTGTTCGTGCCCGACGAGCCGGTCGATGTATTGGCCGCACCGGCGGCGGCGCCGTGGATGAAGATCGCCGAGGCGATCGACTACCTGCGGGCGGTTTCTCCGAGGCGAGCGGTGCCCATCCATCAGGGCATCGTCGCCCCTGAGGCAAGGGGTATCTACTACGGCCGGTTCACCGAGATGACCGACACCGACTTCCAGGTGCTGCCCGAGGAAAGCGCGGTCAGCTTCTAG
- a CDS encoding DUF2334 domain-containing protein, which translates to MAGKLIVSVSGIGERTLDDVEAFCAQMDSRKVPVSLLVAPRLSGDYRLDQDPRTVEWLTARRAGGDAIVLHGYDDAATKKRRGEFAILRAHEANLRLMAADRVLEHLGLRTRLFAAPGWTVSPGVVKALPGNGFRLLADLHGITDLVRHTSVRTRVLGIGEGFLTEPWWCRMVVLSSERIARRGGIVRVAVAARQLRKPGPLQAMLDAVDLASMHGCTPTVYRWRPDKAVLDAA; encoded by the coding sequence GTGGCTGGAAAACTGATCGTCTCGGTCTCAGGGATAGGCGAGCGCACCCTGGACGACGTCGAGGCGTTCTGCGCGCAAATGGATTCCCGCAAGGTGCCGGTTTCGTTGCTGGTGGCTCCACGGCTGTCCGGCGACTACCGGCTGGACCAGGACCCGCGCACCGTCGAGTGGCTTACCGCCCGGCGCGCCGGCGGCGATGCCATCGTGCTGCACGGCTACGACGACGCCGCCACCAAGAAGCGCCGCGGCGAGTTCGCCATCCTGCGGGCACACGAGGCCAACCTTCGGCTGATGGCAGCCGACCGGGTGCTCGAGCACCTCGGACTGCGTACCCGGCTCTTTGCCGCACCGGGCTGGACCGTCTCGCCGGGCGTCGTTAAGGCGTTGCCAGGCAACGGTTTCCGGCTGCTGGCCGATCTGCACGGAATCACCGACCTGGTCCGTCACACCAGCGTACGCACCCGCGTGCTCGGCATCGGCGAAGGATTCCTCACCGAGCCGTGGTGGTGCCGCATGGTGGTGCTGTCCTCCGAGCGGATCGCCCGTCGCGGCGGGATCGTGCGGGTAGCGGTTGCGGCACGCCAATTACGCAAGCCGGGGCCGCTGCAGGCGATGTTGGATGCCGTCGACCTGGCTTCGATGCACGGGTGCACGCCGACGGTCTACCGCTGGCGTCCCGACAAGGCGGTTCTCGACGCGGCCTGA